The Triticum aestivum cultivar Chinese Spring chromosome 5A, IWGSC CS RefSeq v2.1, whole genome shotgun sequence genomic sequence GTCGACGGTGCCACCGCGGAGGCGGAGTTCCTCTGGGAGCTGCGCAAGTACGTGCTGCTCCTCGCCACGCTCGCGGCCTCCGTCACCTACTCCGCGGGGCTGAGTCCGCCAGGCGGATTCTGGCCCGACAACGACGCCGACGGAGGCGCGCGTCTCGCCGGCGACCCGGTGCTCCTCGTCACCTACCCGCGCCGATACAAGGCCTTCTTCTACTGCAACGCCACCGCCTTCGTCGCCTCCCTCGTCATCGTCAACCTCCTGCTCGTCCTCTCGCTCGCCCACCGCCGGCGGTGGCTGCGCGCGCTCCAGGCCGCCATGCTGCTCGACCAGTTCGGTCTCATGGGGGCCTACGCCGCGGGCAGCTGCAGGGACGCGGCCATGTCCGCCTACGTCTTCGTTCTCGTCGCCTTGGTTGGCTGCTACGTCTCCGCCCACGTCCTCGTCTTCGTGCTCTTCGCCCCGACAGCGCGAGGCGACAAGGTCACGCCGGCCGACAGAGTGGAGCGCGCGCGCAAGTACCTGCTCATCTTCGCGACGCTGGCGGCGACCATCACGTACCAGGCCGGTGTCAGCACGCCGGGCGGGTTCTGGCCGGGCAGCCAGGACAGCGACCACCTGGCCGGCGACCCCATGCTCCGCGTCCAGCACCCGTCCCGCTTCATGGTCTTCTTCTACTCCAACACCACCGCGTTCGTCGCGTCGCTGGTCGTCGTCATGCTGCTCATGAGCAACACCGTGACGCAGCACGGGTTCCGGTCATGCGCGCTCTGGGTGTGCACGGGCGCGGCCATGGTCGGGCTCATGGGCGCCTTCGCCTCCGGGAGCTGCCGGAGCATCAAGACCTCCATGTACGTCGTCGCGCTGGTGGCCGCCGTTCTCTTCTACATCGCCATTCAGGCGCTCGTCTTCTTTTGCAAGCCCGTGGAGAATTTGATCCACGACGTGCAACAAGCATTTGAAAGGTACCTCAACAAATTTGAGAGATTGGAGCAGCaaagtcagcagcagcagcaaagcaGAGCACCCGAGCACGGCAACGACGACGCGTACCAGATTCTGAGGAAGTCGCGGATGTATCTGCTGCTGCTCGGGATTCTTGCGGCGAGCGTCACATACCAAGCCGGACTTAACCCGCCGGGCGGCTTCTGGCAAGGCGATGCCGccgccgacgctcgccaccgctACCTCGCCGGCGACCCGATCCTCCACATCACGTATCCCCGGCGATACCTGGCCTTCTTCTACTGCAACGCCACCGCCTTCGTCGCGTCGCTCGTCATCCTCATACTCCTCCTGAGCAACATACTCAGCACCCAGGGGATCAAGTACTGCGCGTTGCAGGTCGCCATGATCCTGGACCTGTTTGGCCTCATCGGCGCCTACGCCGCCGGGAGCTGCCGGCAAGTGTCCAAATCTGTGTACGTCTCCCTGCTCGTCGTTCCTGTGTTCCTCTACGTCGGTATCCACGTCGTGGTCTTCATGCTAGAAGTGTGGCCGGCTCGCCCGGCATGGATCCAAGCGTTGAGTGAGAAGATGGAGCAATGCGCACCCAGCTGGCTCAAGGAGCTGTTCGAGCACCCCgagcagggggaggaggaggcggcggacgtCGAACGGACACTGGAGAAGAGGCGCAAGCTTCTGCTGCTTCTTGCGATCCTTGCGGCGAGCCTCACCTACCAAGCCGGCATGGGCCCGCCGGGCGGCTTCTGGCAAGAGAGCAAGCTCGGCCATGTCGCCGGCGACCCGGTGCTCAACGACAACTACCCGCGCCGCTACGTGGCCTTCTTCTACTGCAACGCGACGGCCTTCGTCGCGTCCCTTGCCGTCATCATGCTGCTGGCGAACAGGAAGCTCTCGGCGAGAGGGATACGGTCTTACGGACTGCGGGTGTGCGTGATCCTCGACCTCCTCGGCCTCATGGGCGCCTTCGCCGCCGGGAGCTGCCGGAAGGTGTCGACCTCGATCTACGTCCTCGTTCTCACATTCGCAGTTCTGCTCTGCATCGCTCTCCAGGTCACGCTGGTCTTGTCGGAGACGGCGCGAGGTCTTGCCAAGAGGCTCCTGTCAAAGCTCGGCGCGGGCGAAGACCAAGCCGGAGGCGACGGGCGGCATGGCACGGGCGTcgccgccggaggggcgcgtgaTCTCTGGGACGAGAAGCTGCCCAAGTACCTGCTGCTGctcgccgcgctcgccgccgccgtcacgtACCAGGCCGCGATGAGCCCGCCGGGCGGCCTCTGGGGCGACGCCACCGGCCACGTCGCCGGCGATCCGGTTCTCACGAGCAACTACCCACGCCGGTACAAGGCCTTCTTCTACTGCAACGCGACGTCCTTCATGGCGTCCCTGGTGATCATGGTCCTCCTGCTGATCAAGAGGGTGAGCGACACGCCGCCGGCGCTCTTGGCGCTGCACGCCGCCATGATCCTGGACCTGTTTGGACTCATGGGTGCATACGCCGCTGGGAGCTGCCGGAGGGTGAGGACGTCTGCGTACGTCCTGGCGCTGGTCGTCGGGGTCTCGGCGTACATCGCTGTGCTCGTCGTGGCATCCATCGGCATAGCGGGGCGACTGAGAAGCGCAATGGACTGGCTGACGGAGCAAGTGACGCGGTGCTTCTCCGTGCATGATATGTAGAAGAACTTTGTAGAATTGTAGGGTGGCCTGCCCTGGCCCCATGGACCTTGTTTGTAGCATAATTGTTTTACGGGTTTGTTATTTTTCAGTCGACTGATTTTCAATTCGCTTTCATTTAAATTGTTGGCCGCTCGATCTTTTGCAGAGATTCACGCTGGAGCTGGCTATTTTCGGGGCGGTTTTCTCATGTCGGGCGCACTTCTACTTTCGGATCAGCCCGTTACTGCACATGTCGGGGGTGCTGTCTTCTTTgggcagaaagagagagagaggggagaggagagagctACAGAAGCAGAGCGGAAGAGGTGATTCCTTTGCAATTTTGTTCATAGTCCATGGCGAGCTCTGCCTCTCCCCGAGCTTTATGTGCTTCGTGGAACTTGTCTTCCCCATTCCCTCTTTTCGATTTCATGTTTCTGTGCTCATGCCCCGTCCAGATCTTCCATCATTTTCTTAGATGCAGGTGTATGTGTAGATGTAGAGGTTGATGAATACGTAGGTGCAGATGTTGTGATTTCATTTTGCCATGGCATTTGATGAGGTTGCATCAGCTTGAATTCCACCGGTGTTTGCTGTAGATGGAGGCAGTCGATTCGTTGGCTCTCCTTGATTGTTGCATATGTAGCTTTTAATCTGGATGTAGCAATGTACCCCCTTGTCATTTCTTATATTTTATCGTCGTTCGTTCTGATATCCCCCCGGTAGTTGTTATTGTTTGATCCCCTGAAATCAAATGTGTTGTTCTTAAACTTCTAATATTTCATAGAGGAGCACTTAAATATCTGTGCAGATTTTGTTGTTTTGCTACCGCAAACCCATGCGAGTCGACCTTACATTATTTAGGAGACACATTTCTTCCTGTGACCCTAATGTTAGCACGTCCTCTTCATTGATTTGTTTGCTTTATTCCATGCATCTGCAAATTGGGGTGGATCATTTCGATAGAACATATTATCATTAGAACATGTCAATACACCTGAATGTCAACTTCTGCCCAGGTTGTAATCTCTGAAAATGTCAACTTACAGTCTCAGATTTCATTATAATTTCAGTGTAGATCATAGTGTAATTTCAGCGTAGATTATACTGGAGTTTCGGTGTTGTTTCAGTGTAAATTTCAATGCATTTATACTGTCGTCAACAATTCATATTTACAGCAGATTCACTGTAGTTCCACTGAATTTTGTTCTGGTATTACAGTGTAATTACAGTAAAATTGATTTGTGATTACAGTGTAATTACAGTGTTACTATACTGTAGTTTCAGTGTAACTATAGTGGGCAATGTTCATTGTATGTATTGTATACTGTAATTTCGGTGATTACTTAGAGTAGCTCACATAAAGGTTCTTTTTCCGGTTTGTCTATGTTTGGCAATAGCAGCTCTATATCCTTATATATTCTTATTTTTCTGGGGGTTTTCTATGGAGTGTAACATCCATCTATATTCTATATGTCTTTGGGCTTTGCCAATGTTTAGTGTTTCAGTTATGTTCCTTCAGTTAGTGGTTCACTGTAAGTTTTCAGTTAGTTTTACAGTTGCATGCAAATTACTTGCAATTCTACTGTAGTTACATGTCAATTATTCTGTTAATTACACTACAAATGTACTATATATTACAAGTAATTCTATGTGATTGTAATTCAAAACTCACTACATTTTCAGCCACCATTTGCACTGTAGTACTGTATATGTATGTTGGGGGGTTTGTTCAGGTAACATCATTTTTCTAGATAGTTTTGGTGGTTTATCCATGTAGCGCTCTCTTACTGTGAGAGCAATTTACGGTCAAGAGTGTTTCGTTTATAAAAACTGTATATTTTACTAGTGTAATTCTATTGCAAATTGACAGTATAAACTCCACTGTAAAACTATAAATGTATACTAGTGTAATTCAACTGATTTACATATCTATTGTAATTTACACTGTAAATCTTTCGTGGTAAATATGTGTTTACACTGTAATTTTAGTGTAAGTCTACTGTAAATTACATTGTAAAGAAATCTAACATAATTACACTGTAACTCTACTATAAATTACACTGTAAATCTTCACAATAAATACTATATTTGCATTGTAATTTACACTGTAATTTTGGTGTAAATCACTGTGAATTTCACTGTAAAGAAATCTACCAATTAAGTAACTCCTCTAAATTACATTGTAGACTGTAGCTTCTACTGTGTTTACACTGTAACTCTACTGCAAGTATACTGTAAATTAATTGTTAATTCTCCTCTGCCACAATGTAACTGTACACATAGCAGATCTAGTCTTTTCACCATGTAATATCTGTGCTATAGTTGTGTAATTCCTTTTCCTAGTGAATATCCATGGTTCACTGAGTACTTATTTCCTCCTCTTGTGTACAGAAGGCACTAAAAAGGGGTACGTCCAAGGTTTTTGCATTCATagggaaaggagaagaagagggcaaAGGGGAAACAGGACGAGTGTTTGTCAGTTGTTTTTTATGTCTTTTTGGGTATCGGGTGAGGGGAACAGTTGAATGAGATACCCATTAGCGTACATACAACAGCGCACATACGTTTCCCACTAAAAAACAGCGGGCGTTCATTTTTCAGAAAATACAGCTGCAGCAATTTGATTGGCTCAAAAATTTGACTGAAACCGAATTGCTTTTCAGCCGACTGTCCAATAGACAGTCTTGTTTTAGGACTTCTGTTCTCTGTAGTTTCTGAACTTCCGTTGGGATCTCAAATGTGGTATGGCCTTGTTTTCTCGTCCTAATTATTTAGGACTTTTGTTCTCTTTGTAATTTCTGAGCTTCCGTTGGGATCCCAGATGTAACCTCCGTCCTGTTTCACTAGTCCCGTCCATATTTTGGATCGTATTTTGATCATGATTTTAACTATAAATACTATAAGTAGCAAAAATTAATATCATCGAAAACTACATTCAAATATGAATGCaacaatacaatttttggtgacatgcattaacattttgctaATCAAATATGTGATCAAACTTTATTCCAAAATACAACAAGGACTAATAAACTCAAAGGGAGATGGAGCATGTTAAAACTTGCCAATATTCAATGTGTATTTTAAAGAGTAATTACGATGCAGAGGCTGGGGcgatcccccttttcgaaaaaaaaagagtaaTACCACGGTATAATTTTATAACATATAGTAtacttctatttttattagttaaatttatagtcaaagtgTGACCCTAAATACGAGGAGATCCAATAAGCTCAGACAAGGGAGTATCTCTAGCATGCTTGTTAGGACTTCTATTCTCTCTGTAGTTTTTCAGCTTTTGTTGGGATTCCAAAATCAGTTTTTGAACTTCTTTTGGGATCTAAAATGCAAGTTTTGTGAGCTTCTAATGATTAATTTTGGTAAAAGAAACTTCTGATGGTTAAGGTAAAAAGGCATATGTTTATAAGTTGTAACTAGGTAAACTGATAGTGATGGATGAATTGACCCTATGCACAAAGAATAGCTCTTTGGAAGAAGAGGAAAACAAGTAGGGAATGGTTACATAAACAATAGTCTCTGTTCTACATGATTTTCATACCAACAGGCATGAATACAGTCACCCTACATCTAATTACATAAGCACAGAGAAGATTCAGTAGATGTACAAAGTCTATGAACACATACATGAAGAAGAAATCACTGTGATATCGACGTGCTGCCGTCTACAACCGAAAGAATCGATTATGTTACCTACAAAAGAATACTGGATGGTGGGCAAAGAAGAAACACCAGCCAACTGTTAAGGTCTGCTCTCTTGAGTATAAATCTTCTGTTTGTCAATGGAGTCGCTACTGTACATCCTCCGCGAAAGCCCTGAAAATGAAGTCTCGGAACCGCTTGCAGTACTGCTTCGGGTCGACCGCGGATATGGAGTTGGGATCGTACTGCATGGATTTGTAGGCGTGCTCGAGCTTCTTGCTGATATCGTAGTCTTGCAGGATGTCGATGATCCCGAAGAAGAGGATCACGTCCTGGAATTCGCCCGTGGGCTCGCCGATGAGCAGGGATTCACTTTCAGGATTTCTCACTATGTTCTCCACCCTTGAGGGCATGCTAATGCCTAGTTTTTCTTGTGCTTTTCTGCACCAATGAGGTCGATGTTTGTCACAATATCAAGATGAATGCAATGCAGAAGTTGCTGGCATGAAGTGAGCAGCCTAAGCTGAGTGAAGGAAAACTGCAACGTAAAGCATCTTATGATTCTTCAAAGCTTCTAAAATGTATGGTGTAGATACCTTTTTTGCTCAGAATCTTCATCCGTGGTAGTAGGTGTCCCATTGTCAGCATTGCCGCTGTCTGTAAGAAggggaaaaaggaagaagaataaatCAGGCTCGTGGCTTCCAATGTATCTACCGAATAGTTTTCTAattgcatgtatttttaagaagCGGGCAACGTATCTTTGCACCGATCCTTGAAATGAACGCCGACCAAAAGACTG encodes the following:
- the LOC123103036 gene encoding uncharacterized protein isoform X1, with protein sequence MAAPAALDVSLERVATAVAVPPPGIDVDGATAEAEFLWELRKYVLLLATLAASVTYSAGLSPPGGFWPDNDADGGARLAGDPVLLVTYPRRYKAFFYCNATAFVASLVIVNLLLVLSLAHRRRWLRALQAAMLLDQFGLMGAYAAGSCRDAAMSAYVFVLVALVGCYVSAHVLVFVLFAPTARGDKVTPADRVERARKYLLIFATLAATITYQAGVSTPGGFWPGSQDSDHLAGDPMLRVQHPSRFMVFFYSNTTAFVASLVVVMLLMSNTVTQHGFRSCALWVCTGAAMVGLMGAFASGSCRSIKTSMYVVALVAAVLFYIAIQALVFFCKPVENLIHDVQQAFERYLNKFERLEQQSQQQQQSRAPEHGNDDAYQILRKSRMYLLLLGILAASVTYQAGLNPPGGFWQGDAAADARHRYLAGDPILHITYPRRYLAFFYCNATAFVASLVILILLLSNILSTQGIKYCALQVAMILDLFGLIGAYAAGSCRQVSKSVYVSLLVVPVFLYVGIHVVVFMLEVWPARPAWIQALSEKMEQCAPSWLKELFEHPEQGEEEAADVERTLEKRRKLLLLLAILAASLTYQAGMGPPGGFWQESKLGHVAGDPVLNDNYPRRYVAFFYCNATAFVASLAVIMLLANRKLSARGIRSYGLRVCVILDLLGLMGAFAAGSCRKVSTSIYVLVLTFAVLLCIALQVTLVLSETARGLAKRLLSKLGAGEDQAGGDGRHGTGVAAGGARDLWDEKLPKYLLLLAALAAAVTYQAAMSPPGGLWGDATGHVAGDPVLTSNYPRRYKAFFYCNATSFMASLVIMVLLLIKRVSDTPPALLALHAAMILDLFGLMGAYAAGSCRRVRTSAYVLALVVGVSAYIAVLVVASIGIAGRLRSAMDWLTEQVTRCFSVHDM
- the LOC123103036 gene encoding uncharacterized protein isoform X2; amino-acid sequence: MAAPAALDVSLERVATAVAVPPPGIDVDGATAEAEFLWELRKYVLLLATLAASVTYSAGLSPPGGFWPDNDADGGARLAGDPVLLVTYPRRYKAFFYCNATAFVASLVIVNLLLVLSLAHRRRWLRALQAAMLLDQFGLMGAYAAGSCRDAAMSAYVFVLVALVGCYVSAHVLVFVLFAPTARGDKVTPADRVERARKYLLIFATLAATITYQAGVSTPGGFWPGSQDSDHLAGDPMLRVQHPSRFMVFFYSNTTAFVASLVVVMLLMSNTVTQHGFRSCALWVCTGAAMVGLMGAFASGSCRSIKTSMYVVALVAAVLFYIAIQALVFFCKPVENLIHDVQQAFERYLNKFERLEQQSQQQQQSRAPEHGNDDAYQILRKSRMYLLLLGILAASVTYQAGLNPPGGFWQGDAAADARHRYLAGDPILHITYPRRYLAFFYCNATAFVASLVILILLLSNILSTQGIKYCALQVAMILDLFGLIGAYAAGSCRQVSKSVYVSLLVVPVFLYVGIHVVVFMLEVWPARPAWIQALSEKMEQCAPSWLKELFEHPEQGEEEAADVERTLEKRRKLLLLLAILAASLTYQAGMGPPGGFWQESKLGHVAGDPVLNDNYPRRYVAFFYCNATAFVASLAVIMLLANRKLSARGIRSYGLRVSRWSCRRRREVLPRGSCQSSARAKTKPEATGGMARASPPEGRVISGTRSCPSTCCCSPRSPPPSRTRPR